The DNA region CACTTCAAAGATCCGTTGCCGGACACCCCGTTTGCTCCAGCGCATGTGACGAGTGTGAATCACCCGAAAATCACCAAAGCGTTCGGGCAGCCAAGGGATACCGACCCGATAACGGTAGAGCACTGCCTTGACAAAGAGGCAATTATCTTTGGCAGTAACCCTGACTGTACCAACTCTGCCGGGGAGCAGATGTTCGATCCGTTGCCACTGATCATCACGGAGAGTGTAGCGCCTGGTAGTCATTGGACTTCTCTTGAATAGGGAAAAGGAAAAAAAAGGCTTTTCCCCTTGAGGAGAACGATGTTCCTCAAACAATCAAATGTTTATTTGATGACAGGCCCTAAACTACATTGGAAGAAATTTTAAACCAGTAATACAATTGGAATTTATAAAAAAGAACTATGAAGCAAATACATATCAATTTCTTTGTTGGACACTAGATTATGAAACTGACAGCATCAGGCTCTTAACCCACTGAACATACATCGGGGGGGTGTTTGTGCGCCTGGGCGCAATTTTCGTTCAGAGTGACAGTCTGCGAGTGTGGGAGCCATATCACATTTTATCTGTTTGGTAGACTCTGGCTATCCTTTCAATGCTTCACTAATGCAGGGGTTTAAAATCAATCAGAAAATATGATCCTTTAGTTTATTAAGGGTTTCTCAGTAATTTTGAGATCGTCATCCAATGGAAGTATGGGCCTGATCCCATTTGTGGCTAAATAGGAGTGATAGGATTTTACAGCATCAATGGGTGATATTTCCTGACTAACAACAGCCCTCATAAGTTCAACTGTTTTCAAAGGTGCCTCTGAGAATTGTATCTTTCTACCAAATAGGGCCACACGTGCCCCATATTTTTCACCTTGATAGATTAATTCAAAAGTATCCCTAGTAGTGCCCTTGGATCCCCCTAAAATGCCAACAATTAATTTACTGGGATTGTAATTGCAGAGTTCTTCCATTGCGGTAGGTCCATTAAAAGGCATCTTTAAGAAAAGGGGTCTTTCTGGAATAGTTAAGCCAGCAAGAGTCTTAACTATGCAATCATTTACATATTTTGGTATTTCATCAGGTTGAATGCCAATATCAATTTTTGGATTAAAGATTTCAAG from SAR324 cluster bacterium includes:
- a CDS encoding transposase; this encodes MTTRRYTLRDDQWQRIEHLLPGRVGTVRVTAKDNCLFVKAVLYRYRVGIPWLPERFGDFRVIHTRHMRWSKRGVRQRIFEV